The following are from one region of the Klebsiella aerogenes genome:
- the lpxH gene encoding UDP-2,3-diacylglucosamine diphosphatase, which produces MATLFIADLHLQTEEPAITAGFLRFLAGSAREADALYILGDLFEAWIGDDDPNPLHQQIAAAIKAVVDSGIPCYFIHGNRDFLVGQRFARQSGMTLLAEEVLLDLYGRDVLIMHGDTLCTDDAGYLAFRAKVHTPWIQRLFLALPLFIRRRIAAKMRADSKAANSSKSMDIMDVNPQAVVDAMERHQVQWLIHGHTHRPAVHELQANGQPAWRVVLGAWHREGSMVKVSEDDVELIHFPF; this is translated from the coding sequence GTGGCGACACTTTTTATTGCGGACCTACATCTGCAAACAGAAGAACCGGCGATCACCGCCGGTTTTCTGCGTTTTTTAGCTGGCAGCGCCCGCGAGGCGGATGCGCTGTATATCCTCGGCGACCTGTTTGAAGCCTGGATCGGCGATGACGATCCGAACCCGCTACATCAGCAAATCGCCGCAGCTATCAAAGCCGTCGTCGACAGCGGCATCCCCTGTTACTTCATCCACGGCAACCGTGATTTTCTTGTCGGCCAGCGTTTTGCCCGCCAGAGCGGCATGACCCTGCTTGCCGAAGAAGTATTGCTGGATCTGTATGGCCGTGACGTATTGATTATGCACGGCGACACACTGTGTACCGATGACGCAGGCTATCTGGCGTTTCGCGCCAAGGTCCATACCCCGTGGATCCAACGTTTGTTCCTCGCGCTGCCGCTGTTTATTCGCCGCCGCATCGCCGCTAAAATGCGCGCCGATAGCAAAGCCGCTAACAGCAGCAAATCAATGGACATCATGGATGTGAACCCGCAGGCGGTCGTTGACGCCATGGAAAGACATCAGGTTCAGTGGCTGATTCACGGCCATACCCATCGCCCCGCCGTCCACGAACTGCAGGCGAACGGTCAGCCCGCATGGCGCGTTGTCCTCGGCGCCTGGCACCGCGAAGGCTCGATGGTCAAAGTCAGCGAAGACGACGTCGAACTCATCCACTTCCCGTTTTAA
- the purE gene encoding 5-(carboxyamino)imidazole ribonucleotide mutase, which translates to MSSRNNPARIAIVMGSKSDWATMQFAAEILDTLNVPHHVEVVSAHRTPDKLFSFAEGAESNGYQVIIAGAGGAAHLPGMIAAKTLVPVLGVPVQSAALSGVDSLYSIVQMPRGIPVGTLAIGKAGAANAALLAAQILAQHDAELHQRLSAWRQAQTDEVLDNPDPRGEA; encoded by the coding sequence ATGTCTTCCCGCAATAATCCGGCGCGTATCGCCATCGTGATGGGGTCCAAAAGCGACTGGGCTACCATGCAGTTCGCCGCAGAAATCCTCGATACCCTGAACGTTCCGCACCATGTTGAAGTGGTCTCTGCCCACCGTACTCCCGATAAACTGTTTAGCTTCGCCGAAGGTGCTGAAAGCAATGGTTATCAGGTGATTATCGCCGGTGCGGGCGGCGCGGCGCATCTGCCGGGCATGATTGCAGCGAAAACCCTGGTGCCGGTGCTCGGCGTGCCGGTACAGAGCGCGGCATTAAGCGGCGTTGACAGCCTCTATTCTATTGTCCAGATGCCGCGCGGGATCCCGGTCGGCACGCTGGCCATCGGCAAAGCCGGTGCCGCTAACGCCGCTCTGCTCGCCGCGCAAATTCTCGCGCAGCATGATGCCGAACTGCACCAGCGCCTGAGCGCCTGGCGCCAGGCGCAAACCGATGAGGTGCTGGATAACCCGGACCCGCGGGGTGAGGCATGA
- the purK gene encoding 5-(carboxyamino)imidazole ribonucleotide synthase — protein MKQVCVLGNGQLGRMLRQAGEPLGIAVWPVGLEADPEAVPFQQSVITAEIERWPETALTRELARHPAFVNRDVFPIIADRLTQKQLFDKLGLATAPWQLLADKSEWPAVFARLGELAIVKRRVGGYDGRGQWRLRENETAQLPDDNYGECIVEQGINFSGEVSLVGARGRDGSTVFYPLTRNLHQDGILRASVAFPQANVRQQEQAESMLSAIMGELNYVGVMAMECFVTAEGLLINELAPRVHNSGHWTQNGASISQFELHLRAITGLPLPPPVVNSPSVMINLIGSDLNYDWLKLPLVHLHWYDKEVRPGRKVGHLNLTDSDTDRLSATLEALKPLLPAEYASGIFWAQSQLN, from the coding sequence ATGAAGCAGGTTTGCGTCCTCGGCAACGGACAGTTAGGTCGCATGTTGCGTCAAGCTGGCGAGCCACTGGGCATCGCCGTGTGGCCGGTCGGGCTGGAAGCTGACCCGGAGGCGGTACCGTTCCAGCAAAGCGTGATCACCGCTGAAATCGAGCGCTGGCCGGAAACCGCTCTGACCCGCGAACTGGCCCGCCATCCGGCGTTCGTCAACCGTGATGTCTTTCCGATTATCGCCGACCGCCTGACACAGAAACAGCTGTTCGACAAGCTTGGCCTCGCCACCGCGCCCTGGCAATTGCTGGCGGATAAAAGCGAATGGCCAGCCGTGTTTGCCCGTCTGGGCGAGCTGGCGATCGTCAAGCGCCGCGTCGGTGGTTATGACGGCCGCGGCCAGTGGCGTTTACGTGAAAACGAAACCGCACAACTGCCAGACGATAATTACGGTGAGTGTATCGTCGAGCAGGGGATTAACTTCTCCGGCGAAGTGTCGCTGGTCGGCGCTCGCGGGCGCGACGGCAGTACGGTGTTTTATCCGCTGACCCGCAACCTGCACCAGGACGGCATTCTGCGCGCCAGCGTCGCCTTCCCGCAGGCCAATGTGCGCCAACAGGAGCAGGCGGAAAGTATGCTGTCGGCCATCATGGGCGAGCTGAACTACGTCGGCGTGATGGCGATGGAGTGCTTTGTTACCGCCGAAGGACTACTGATCAACGAGCTGGCACCACGCGTCCACAACAGCGGCCACTGGACGCAGAACGGCGCTTCCATCAGCCAGTTTGAACTGCATCTGCGCGCCATTACCGGCCTGCCACTGCCGCCGCCGGTGGTCAACAGCCCTTCGGTGATGATCAACCTGATCGGCAGCGATCTGAACTACGATTGGCTGAAGCTGCCGCTAGTACATCTGCACTGGTACGACAAAGAGGTTCGTCCGGGGCGTAAAGTCGGACACCTGAATCTAACCGACAGCGATACCGACCGTCTGAGCGCGACCCTGGAAGCGCTGAAGCCGTTGCTGCCAGCCGAATACGCCAGCGGTATTTTCTGGGCGCAATCGCAGCTCAATTAA
- the mnmH gene encoding tRNA 2-selenouridine(34) synthase MnmH: protein MENGTHYRAILSADTPLIDVRAPVEFNQSAMPAAVNLPLMNDDERAAVGTCYKRQGPEAALALGHKLVDGELRASRLKAWMAACARHPQGYLCCARGGQRSHIAQQWLREAGIDYPLIVGGYKALRQAAIQATEELVQRPIVLIGGCTGNGKTQLVCSRPDGIDLEGHAHHRGSSFGRTLQQQHPQATFENHLAVSLIKKAEQQARWVLEDEGHMIGANHLPECMRIRMAQSPLAVVEDPFEVRLERLREEYFDRMYHDFIAAYGEEKGWQEYGEYLHHGLFAIRRRLGLQRFAQLTSLLDEALAQQQRTASTEAHFAWLVPLLNEYYDPMYRYQLGKKAEKIIFRGNWQEVAAWLAK, encoded by the coding sequence ATGGAAAATGGGACACATTATCGCGCCATCCTCAGCGCGGATACGCCGCTTATCGACGTCCGCGCGCCGGTGGAATTCAACCAAAGCGCGATGCCCGCGGCGGTTAACCTGCCGCTGATGAACGACGATGAACGCGCCGCCGTCGGCACCTGTTATAAACGTCAGGGGCCGGAGGCGGCACTCGCTCTCGGCCATAAGCTGGTTGATGGCGAGCTTCGCGCCAGCCGCCTCAAGGCGTGGATGGCGGCCTGCGCCCGTCATCCGCAGGGCTACCTGTGTTGCGCTCGCGGCGGCCAGCGCTCGCATATCGCGCAGCAGTGGTTGCGCGAGGCGGGCATCGACTACCCGCTGATTGTCGGCGGTTATAAAGCCTTACGCCAGGCGGCGATTCAGGCCACCGAAGAGCTGGTACAGCGCCCTATCGTGCTGATTGGCGGCTGTACCGGCAACGGTAAAACCCAGTTGGTCTGCTCGCGCCCCGACGGTATCGATCTCGAAGGCCACGCCCACCATCGCGGCTCTTCATTTGGCCGCACGCTGCAACAGCAGCACCCGCAGGCGACTTTCGAAAACCATCTGGCGGTCTCCTTGATCAAAAAAGCCGAACAGCAGGCGCGCTGGGTGCTGGAAGATGAAGGCCATATGATCGGCGCCAACCACTTGCCGGAGTGCATGCGCATCCGCATGGCGCAGTCGCCGCTGGCGGTGGTGGAAGATCCATTTGAAGTACGTCTCGAACGACTGCGTGAAGAGTACTTCGATCGCATGTATCACGATTTTATCGCCGCTTACGGTGAGGAGAAAGGCTGGCAGGAGTACGGCGAATATCTGCATCATGGGTTGTTTGCTATCCGCCGCCGTCTGGGGCTACAGCGTTTTGCGCAGTTGACCAGCCTGCTCGACGAGGCGCTGGCGCAGCAGCAGCGTACCGCCAGTACCGAGGCGCATTTCGCCTGGCTGGTGCCGCTATTAAATGAATACTACGACCCGATGTATCGCTATCAGTTGGGGAAAAAAGCCGAGAAGATTATCTTTCGCGGCAACTGGCAGGAAGTCGCCGCCTGGCTGGCAAAGTAG
- a CDS encoding porin produces the protein MAHKIKALAITIGAALALTSFASQAEITLLKQDPQAGDPLSRLNFTVGGSIRPQFNMMTGDGDKGSYKRNGFDGGTRFRFAADYYLFDDISWISYYELGVNIPALFDWDNHYAEGANNTSRRMLYTGLKSDTWGTLTYGQQNSIYYDVVGVKTDIWDYDMIGQAPGNGINGDYDGSYRSRSMLKYKKTVGDVDLYASYLFADNEYLPGNGLRYKRKGGGSIGADYHIMKDLTWGTAWNYTRAEMRDPSSSDSKTYDQNIVGTALSWTPDNWTFSFGGGWYQNFLTTKKTDVYNYFAGDAWGIEYFAGYKFPINQYAVKSIQPYFMGDRLQYVNGRNYQRIDNGLGISFQLDYGFRVDYEHVFTSSTDNLGDMNLVRLRYDF, from the coding sequence ATGGCACATAAAATAAAAGCGTTGGCGATCACGATCGGCGCAGCATTAGCGTTAACTTCTTTTGCATCCCAGGCTGAGATTACGCTACTGAAACAAGATCCACAGGCGGGCGATCCGTTAAGTCGCCTTAACTTCACCGTCGGCGGCAGTATTCGTCCGCAGTTCAACATGATGACCGGCGATGGCGATAAAGGTTCCTACAAACGTAACGGTTTCGACGGCGGCACCCGTTTCCGCTTCGCCGCTGATTACTATCTGTTTGATGATATTAGCTGGATCAGCTACTACGAACTGGGCGTGAACATTCCGGCGCTGTTTGACTGGGATAACCACTATGCGGAAGGCGCGAATAACACCTCTCGCCGTATGCTGTATACCGGTCTGAAGAGCGATACCTGGGGTACACTGACCTACGGTCAGCAAAACAGTATTTACTATGATGTGGTTGGTGTGAAAACCGATATCTGGGACTACGATATGATCGGCCAGGCCCCGGGTAACGGTATTAACGGCGACTACGATGGTTCTTATCGTTCACGCAGTATGCTGAAATATAAGAAAACCGTTGGCGATGTTGATCTGTACGCCTCTTATCTGTTCGCAGACAATGAATACCTGCCGGGCAACGGCCTGCGCTACAAGCGTAAAGGCGGTGGTTCAATCGGTGCGGATTACCACATCATGAAGGATCTGACCTGGGGTACCGCGTGGAACTACACCCGTGCCGAAATGCGCGATCCGTCAAGCTCTGACAGCAAAACCTATGACCAGAATATCGTCGGTACCGCGCTGAGCTGGACTCCGGATAACTGGACCTTCTCCTTCGGCGGCGGCTGGTATCAGAACTTCCTGACTACCAAGAAAACCGATGTTTACAACTATTTTGCTGGCGATGCCTGGGGTATTGAATACTTCGCGGGCTATAAATTCCCGATCAACCAGTACGCAGTCAAATCTATTCAGCCGTACTTTATGGGCGACCGCCTGCAGTACGTGAATGGCCGCAACTACCAGCGTATCGATAACGGTCTGGGTATTAGCTTCCAGCTGGATTATGGCTTCCGTGTTGACTACGAACACGTATTCACTTCCAGCACCGATAACCTGGGTGATATGAACCTGGTACGTCTGCGTTACGACTTCTAA
- a CDS encoding ABC transporter permease → MIARWFWREWRSPSLLIVWLALSLAVACVLALGSISDRMEKGLSQQSREFMAGDRTLRSSREVPAEWLARARELGLTVGEQLSFATMTFAGDTPQLADVKAVDDTYPLYGTLETAPAGLKPQRGSVLLAPRLMALLNLKTGDNIDVGDATLRIAGEVIQEPDAGFNPFQMAPRLMMNIADVAKTGAVQPGSRVSWRYKFAGNAQQLAAYEQWLLPKLGPEHRWIGLEQDDSALGKSLERSQQFLLLSALLTLLLAVAAVAVAMGHYCRSRYDLVAILKTLGAGRAQLRKLIVGQWLMLLALAVVAGGAMGLLLENALLLMLKPVLPAALPPASGWPWLWAIGAMVVISLLVGWRPYRLLLATLPLRVLRQDVVADVWPLKHYIPVVCAIVVGGLAWLMGGSPLLWSVLAGVVVLALLCGLVGWGLLWLLKRLTLKALPLRLAVNRLLRQPWSTLSQLAAFSLSFMLLALLLILRGDLLERWQQQLPPESPNYFLINIAPEQVIPVKTFLAEHHTRAAEFYPIVRARLTQINGQATEGNKDEALNRELNLTWSAQRPDHNPLVAGSWPPKAGEVSIEEGLAQRLGIKIGDSVTFTGDTQEFSAMVTSVRKVDWESLRPNFFFIFPTGALDGQPQSWLTSFRWDNGNAMLTQLNREFPTVSLLDIGAILRQVGQVLTQVSRALEVMVVLVTACGVLLLLAQVQVGMRQRHQELVVWRTLGAGKTLLRTTLWAEFALLGVVSGLVAAIGAEVALAMLQTKVFDFPWAPDWRLWVMLPLSGAILLSLCGGWLGLRLLKGKALFRQFNQ, encoded by the coding sequence ATGATCGCCCGTTGGTTCTGGCGCGAATGGCGCTCGCCTTCGCTGCTGATCGTCTGGCTGGCGTTAAGCCTGGCGGTGGCCTGCGTGTTGGCGTTGGGGTCAATCAGCGACCGCATGGAGAAAGGGCTTAGCCAGCAAAGTCGCGAGTTTATGGCTGGCGACCGCACGCTGCGCAGTTCGCGCGAAGTCCCTGCTGAGTGGCTCGCGCGGGCGCGGGAACTCGGACTGACCGTTGGCGAACAGCTGAGCTTCGCCACCATGACTTTTGCGGGTGATACCCCGCAGCTGGCGGACGTTAAGGCGGTTGATGATACCTATCCGCTATACGGTACGCTGGAGACGGCGCCCGCAGGGTTAAAACCACAACGCGGCAGCGTGTTGTTAGCGCCACGACTGATGGCGCTGCTGAACCTGAAAACCGGCGATAATATTGATGTCGGCGACGCCACGTTGCGTATCGCCGGCGAGGTGATCCAGGAGCCTGATGCCGGGTTTAATCCCTTCCAGATGGCGCCGCGCCTGATGATGAATATCGCCGATGTCGCGAAAACGGGCGCAGTACAGCCCGGCAGCCGCGTCTCCTGGCGCTATAAATTTGCCGGTAACGCGCAGCAGCTAGCGGCTTACGAGCAGTGGCTGTTGCCGAAGCTTGGCCCGGAGCATCGCTGGATTGGGCTGGAGCAGGACGATAGCGCGCTGGGGAAATCGCTGGAGCGTTCGCAGCAATTCTTACTGCTTTCCGCTTTGCTGACCTTGCTACTGGCGGTCGCCGCGGTGGCGGTGGCGATGGGGCACTACTGCCGTAGCCGCTACGATCTGGTTGCCATCCTTAAGACGCTGGGCGCCGGACGGGCGCAGCTACGTAAACTGATCGTCGGCCAGTGGCTGATGCTACTGGCGCTGGCCGTTGTGGCGGGGGGCGCCATGGGGCTGCTGTTGGAAAACGCCTTGCTGCTGATGTTAAAACCGGTGCTGCCCGCCGCGTTGCCGCCCGCCAGCGGCTGGCCGTGGCTGTGGGCCATCGGCGCGATGGTGGTGATTTCGCTGCTGGTCGGCTGGCGGCCATATCGCTTACTACTGGCAACGCTACCGCTGCGAGTGCTACGCCAGGACGTGGTGGCCGATGTCTGGCCGCTGAAACACTATATTCCCGTGGTGTGCGCGATAGTGGTCGGTGGGTTGGCCTGGTTGATGGGCGGTAGTCCGCTGCTGTGGTCGGTGCTGGCCGGGGTGGTGGTATTGGCGCTGCTCTGCGGGCTGGTGGGCTGGGGGCTCCTGTGGTTACTCAAGCGTTTAACGCTGAAGGCGCTGCCGCTGCGTCTGGCGGTAAACCGCCTGCTGCGTCAGCCATGGTCGACGCTTAGCCAACTGGCGGCGTTCTCACTGTCGTTTATGCTGCTGGCGTTATTGCTGATCCTGCGCGGCGATCTGCTCGAACGCTGGCAGCAGCAGTTGCCGCCGGAAAGTCCGAACTATTTCTTGATCAATATCGCCCCGGAACAGGTGATACCGGTGAAGACGTTCCTTGCCGAACACCACACCCGTGCAGCGGAATTTTACCCTATCGTACGGGCGCGTCTGACGCAGATTAACGGTCAGGCGACAGAGGGAAATAAAGACGAAGCGCTGAATCGCGAGCTCAATCTGACCTGGAGCGCGCAGCGTCCGGATCATAACCCTCTGGTGGCCGGTAGTTGGCCGCCAAAAGCGGGCGAGGTGTCGATTGAAGAAGGGTTGGCGCAGCGTCTGGGTATCAAGATCGGCGATAGCGTCACCTTTACCGGCGATACTCAGGAATTTAGTGCGATGGTCACCAGCGTGCGAAAGGTGGATTGGGAGAGCCTGCGGCCTAACTTCTTCTTTATTTTCCCGACCGGCGCGTTGGATGGCCAACCGCAAAGCTGGCTAACCAGTTTCCGTTGGGATAACGGCAACGCGATGCTGACTCAGCTTAATCGCGAATTCCCGACTGTTAGCCTGCTCGATATCGGCGCCATTTTGCGACAGGTCGGCCAGGTATTGACGCAGGTGAGTCGGGCGCTGGAGGTGATGGTCGTGCTGGTGACGGCCTGCGGAGTGCTGTTATTGCTGGCTCAGGTGCAGGTCGGGATGCGCCAGCGGCATCAGGAGCTGGTGGTCTGGCGTACGCTGGGCGCCGGTAAAACCTTGCTGCGCACCACGCTGTGGGCGGAATTCGCCTTACTTGGCGTGGTTTCCGGGTTGGTGGCAGCAATCGGCGCTGAAGTCGCGTTGGCGATGCTGCAAACGAAAGTGTTTGATTTCCCGTGGGCGCCGGACTGGCGTTTGTGGGTGATGCTGCCGCTTTCCGGCGCCATTTTATTATCGCTGTGCGGCGGTTGGTTGGGATTACGCTTATTAAAAGGCAAAGCGTTATTCCGCCAATTTAACCAGTAA
- a CDS encoding ABC transporter ATP-binding protein codes for MPAENILEVHHLKKSVGQGENQLSILTGVELVVKPAQTIALIGESGSGKSTLLAILAGLDDGSSGEVSLLGQPLHQMDEEARAKLRAKHVGFVFQSFMLIPTLNALENVELPALLRGASDSQSRGDARALLEQLGLGKRLHHLPAQLSGGEQQRVALARAFNGRPALLFADEPTGNLDRQTGDKIADLLFSLNREHGTTLILVTHDPLLAARCDRRLRLVDGLLREEA; via the coding sequence ATGCCAGCGGAAAACATACTTGAAGTTCATCATCTTAAGAAATCCGTCGGTCAGGGAGAGAATCAACTGTCCATCCTTACCGGAGTTGAGCTGGTTGTCAAACCGGCGCAAACTATTGCCCTGATTGGCGAGTCTGGTTCCGGGAAATCGACGCTATTGGCGATTCTGGCCGGGCTCGACGACGGCAGCAGCGGCGAAGTCTCTCTGCTGGGTCAGCCGCTGCATCAGATGGATGAAGAAGCGCGGGCGAAGCTGCGCGCGAAGCATGTGGGTTTTGTATTTCAATCGTTCATGCTGATCCCGACGCTGAATGCGCTGGAGAACGTCGAGCTGCCGGCGCTGCTGCGCGGCGCCAGCGATAGCCAGAGTCGGGGCGATGCGCGCGCGCTGCTCGAACAACTGGGGCTTGGCAAACGCCTGCATCACCTGCCGGCACAGCTTTCCGGCGGCGAGCAGCAGCGAGTGGCGCTGGCTCGCGCCTTCAACGGTCGCCCGGCGCTGCTGTTTGCCGATGAGCCTACCGGCAACCTCGACAGGCAGACCGGCGATAAAATTGCCGATCTGCTGTTCTCGCTTAACCGTGAACACGGCACCACGTTGATTCTGGTGACTCACGATCCGTTGCTGGCGGCGCGCTGCGATCGCCGGCTGCGTCTGGTGGATGGCCTGTTGCGGGAGGAAGCATGA
- the tesA gene encoding multifunctional acyl-CoA thioesterase I/protease I/lysophospholipase L1 yields MNFKYVFRWHLPFLFMILFTCRAMAADTLLVLGDSLSAGYRMAANAAWPALLNEKWQTKTPVVNASISGDTAQQGLARLPALLKQHQPRWVLVELGGNDGLRGFPPQQTEQTLRTVIQDIKAANAQPLLMQIRLPANYGRRYNEAFSAIYPQLAKEFTIPLLPFFMEEVYLKPQWMQDDGIHPNRDAQPFIANWMATRLAPLVNHDS; encoded by the coding sequence ATGAACTTCAAGTATGTTTTCCGCTGGCATTTGCCTTTCCTGTTTATGATCCTGTTTACCTGCCGCGCTATGGCGGCAGATACGCTGTTAGTACTCGGCGACAGCCTGAGCGCCGGTTATCGCATGGCGGCCAACGCCGCCTGGCCTGCTCTGCTCAATGAAAAGTGGCAGACGAAAACGCCAGTGGTCAACGCCAGCATTAGCGGCGACACCGCACAGCAGGGACTGGCGCGCCTGCCCGCGCTACTTAAACAGCATCAGCCGCGCTGGGTACTGGTGGAACTGGGCGGCAACGACGGGCTGCGTGGTTTCCCGCCACAGCAAACAGAACAAACGCTGCGCACCGTTATTCAGGATATCAAAGCGGCGAACGCTCAACCGCTGCTGATGCAAATACGCCTGCCCGCCAATTACGGGCGTCGTTATAATGAAGCCTTTAGCGCGATTTATCCGCAACTGGCCAAAGAGTTTACTATTCCTCTGCTGCCCTTTTTTATGGAAGAGGTTTATCTGAAACCACAATGGATGCAGGACGATGGCATTCACCCCAATCGCGATGCACAACCGTTTATTGCCAACTGGATGGCAACCCGGTTGGCTCCCTTAGTTAATCATGACTCCTGA
- a CDS encoding SDR family oxidoreductase, producing MTPERRESFTGKVMQKSVLVTGCSSGIGLESALDLKRQGFRVLAACRKPEDVARMQELGLTGILLDLNDPQSVEHAAAAVIALTDNRLYGLFNNAGYGVYGPLLTISRQQMEQQFSANFFGAHQLTMLLLPAMQPHGEGRIVMTSSVMGLISSPGRGAYAASKYALEAWSDALRMELRHSGIKVSLIEPGPIRTRFTTNVNQTSDKAVENPGIAARFTLGPEAVVEKVRHAFVSDRPKLRYPVTLVTHVVAWLKRLLPARAMDKIIQG from the coding sequence ATGACTCCTGAACGCCGGGAGTCATTTACAGGTAAAGTTATGCAAAAATCGGTTTTAGTTACAGGATGTTCCAGCGGAATTGGCCTGGAAAGCGCACTCGATTTAAAGCGCCAGGGCTTCCGGGTGCTGGCCGCCTGCCGCAAGCCGGAAGATGTCGCGCGGATGCAGGAACTGGGGTTGACCGGTATTTTGCTGGATCTCAATGATCCGCAAAGCGTCGAACACGCCGCCGCCGCCGTCATCGCGCTGACCGATAACCGCCTGTATGGCCTGTTCAATAATGCCGGTTACGGCGTCTACGGCCCGCTGCTCACCATCAGTCGCCAGCAGATGGAACAACAGTTTTCCGCCAACTTTTTTGGCGCGCATCAGCTCACCATGCTGTTGCTGCCCGCCATGCAGCCGCACGGCGAAGGACGGATTGTGATGACCTCTTCGGTGATGGGCCTGATTTCAAGCCCCGGACGCGGCGCCTATGCCGCCAGCAAATACGCGTTGGAGGCGTGGTCCGATGCGCTACGCATGGAACTGCGCCATAGCGGCATTAAAGTCAGCCTGATTGAACCAGGGCCGATTCGCACCCGTTTTACCACTAACGTCAACCAGACCAGCGACAAAGCGGTAGAGAATCCCGGTATTGCCGCCCGCTTTACCCTCGGTCCGGAAGCGGTGGTGGAAAAAGTGCGCCACGCCTTTGTCAGCGACAGGCCGAAATTACGCTATCCGGTGACCCTGGTCACGCATGTGGTGGCGTGGTTAAAACGCCTGCTGCCGGCCCGCGCCATGGACAAAATTATCCAGGGCTGA
- a CDS encoding co-chaperone YbbN, which yields MSEQNIVNITEANLQQTLQQSMNAPVLFYFWSARSQHCEQLTPVLERLAAQYNGQFTLAKVDCDAEQMLASQFGLRAIPTVYLFQNGQPVDGFEGPQPEEAIRALLDKVLPREEELKAQQALALMQEEKYADALPLLKEAWQLSNQDSQIGLLLAETLIALQRSDEAEGVLKTVPLQDQDTRYQGLVAQIELLKQAADTPEIQQLQQQVEQNPDDAALAAQLALQLHQVGRNEEALALLFSHLQKNLDAGDGQVRKMLQEILAALGTGDALAAKYRRQLYSLLY from the coding sequence ATGTCCGAACAGAATATCGTCAATATTACCGAAGCTAACCTGCAGCAGACGCTACAGCAATCCATGAACGCGCCGGTGCTGTTTTATTTCTGGTCCGCTCGCAGCCAGCACTGCGAACAACTGACACCAGTGCTTGAGCGTCTGGCCGCGCAGTACAACGGCCAGTTTACGCTGGCGAAGGTGGATTGCGATGCTGAGCAAATGCTGGCCTCGCAGTTTGGTCTGCGCGCCATTCCGACGGTGTATTTGTTCCAGAACGGCCAGCCGGTCGACGGTTTTGAGGGCCCGCAACCGGAAGAGGCGATCCGCGCCCTGCTGGATAAAGTGCTGCCGCGCGAAGAAGAACTGAAAGCCCAGCAGGCGCTGGCGCTGATGCAGGAAGAAAAATACGCCGACGCGCTGCCGCTGCTAAAAGAGGCCTGGCAGTTGTCGAATCAGGATAGCCAAATTGGCCTGCTGCTCGCGGAAACGCTGATTGCCCTACAGCGTTCCGATGAAGCCGAAGGCGTGCTGAAAACCGTGCCGCTGCAGGATCAGGACACCCGTTATCAAGGCCTGGTGGCGCAGATTGAACTGCTTAAGCAGGCTGCTGATACCCCGGAAATCCAGCAACTTCAGCAGCAGGTAGAACAGAACCCGGATGACGCGGCACTGGCGGCGCAGCTGGCGTTGCAGCTGCATCAGGTCGGGCGTAACGAAGAAGCGCTGGCGCTGCTGTTCAGCCATCTGCAGAAAAATCTGGACGCCGGTGATGGCCAGGTGCGCAAGATGCTGCAGGAGATCCTCGCCGCGCTCGGTACCGGCGACGCGCTGGCTGCCAAATACCGCCGCCAGCTGTATTCACTGCTGTACTAA